In Chlorobiota bacterium, the sequence TACTCAGTCAGACACGATTATTCAGCAGATTCAAGGTAAGGTTATATCCCCGGCATTAAGGCTTGCTGATTCAGTAGACCTCTTTCAAAAGTCTAGATTACGGGTTATGTTTGGGGTCAACCAATATAAGGAAGAAGGATGCGCTACGCAGAGATTTGTGATCGTTCACCGGAACAATTTCGACGCTTAACGGGTGTGTTGCCGACAACCTTCGAGGCAATGCTCAAGGTCATTCGTGCAGCACGGCGAGAGTTTGGTCGCCCACCGAAACTGGTGTTGGCCGATCAGCTGTTGTTGACGCTGCTGTATTGGCGTGAGTATCGAGCGCAATATCACCTTGCAGCGGATTTTGGGATCAGCGAACCGACCTCGGCCGGATCATTCGGCGAGTGGAGGATGAACTCCCCAGAGCAAAGAGTTTCAATTGCCGCGGCCGCAGCCGCGAGGCGGGGACATAGAATTTGCCGTGATCGTGATCGATGCGACAGAAAGCCCGATTGAACGGCCAAAAAAAAAGCAAAGGGAGGACAAGCGGGAAAGGATGCCACACAATCAAGACGCAGGTAGCCATGGCGTTGGGAAGTCGTCGGATCCTCAAGACAGAGTTTGGGGTTGGAAGCCAGCATGATTTCTCGTTATTGAAGCAGTGTGTGGGTCGGGGGTATAAGCGATTGTTGGGGAGTGGGAGTTGTTGGATGGCGGATTTGGGATATCTGGGGTTATCGAAGATCCAGAGCAACGTATGGTTGCCGCACAAGCGGCGGAAGGGGGAGCATTAGGGGATTGGGAGAAGGAGGAGAATCGTGAGCATTCGCGGAAGCGGATCGTGATTGAGCATGTGTTTGGTCGGTTAAAGGTGTTCAAGATCATAGCGGAGAAGTATCGAAATCGTCGCAAGCGATTTGATGTGAGATTCAACCTCATCGCCGCCATCCATAATTTTGAACTCCCTTGAAAACTACTTTTGAAAGAGGTCTAGTAATTGAATTCGGTCAAGTACGAGTTGGAGAGAAGAAAACCCTTATGAATAGCATCCAAATAATAAATGTTGGGCCAAGCCCACAAACCATTGTTGGGGCTTACATTGATGATGCTGGAGATAGTGTCGTTTCTATTCCGGATTCCCTGTTTCCCATAACTATCCAGCCTAACGAAGGTAAAAACTTTCCAATTGAATTTTTCCCTTCCGATGTTGGCTTTATGAGCCGCCAACTCCACTTTATTGTGGGAAACGATGATGCCACTCTAACAGCACAGCTCATTGGCGAAGGGATCAATCCGTACTTCCATCAATTGACTAAAGAGATTGATTTTGGGCAAGTTCTTGGCTTTACTTCCCGAGATACGCTTCAAGCAATCATGATTAGGAACAACAGTGATAGCACCATAACCATCACAAACTGGCTGGTTCGTGGCTTCAATTCATCCGATTTCAGTGCTATCTCTACCTCTCCTTTGGTGCTTAAGCCAAACGATACTGCTAAAATTGATCTTCGATTTACGCCTTCAGATGTCAATCTGAGGAATAGCCAACTTTTCCTTGAATATGAAGGGGCTGGCTCTCCTATTGTAGTCAGGTTGCTTGGGGTTGGAATAAACCCATATTTAGCTATTGTTAATCCTGTTATTGATTTTGGCACAAAAAGGGACGGAATGATAACGGACTCGCTCCAAATACCAACTGTTGTCAACATTAATTCTTTACCACTTACTATAACAGATGTACGTACTACCACTCTTTATAACTATCAGGATTTCACTTTTGAAGTACTTAACAAATCTGTTCCTTTTGTACTTATGCCAGGAGATACCGCGAAGACCGACGTAAGGTTTACAGTGTCGCAAGGCTCTGCATTATTGTCCCAGATGTTATTTGAGTATGATGGCATTGGCTCTCCGACAATTATTAGGCTTAAAGGGCGATTAGACCCTCGCGATTACGTTGGCGTTCCTACTACCAACGATGAAGAAAACAGCATTCGGATATCGCCAAATCCATCTTTCAACCAAGCAAGCCTTCAGGTGAGTTTATCTATGTCGGAAAATGTCAAGATTTTAATTGCTGATTTGCTTGGGCAGCAAGTTAAATCCATCTACTCTGGAGAGTTACAAGGTGGTGAGAACTCGATTTCTTTTAATACCAGCGATTTACCAACAGGAGCCTACTATGTAATGGTTGCAACACCAAAGCGCAAGTTCGTTCAACAGTTAATTATTGAACGATAATTCGCTTACTCATACAACAAATACTCCTCCCTTCTGCCAATAAACCGGTTGAGTTCGGAGGTCCAGCTGTCGGTGATGGTTTTGAAGGAGGCTCCTGAAAGAAGCTGCTGTTTCAGCCGATTCCCCCCGCAGACCTTGTTGAACATTCCCCATTTTGAGGAGGTGTCGGGGGGGAACAATTTCCGCTCGGGATAGGCATCGCGCAGCGTGGTCATTATTGCGATGCAGGCGGTAAACGGGGCGGTGCGCAGGTCCGAGCGGATGATCTGCACGCCGTTGCAGACTTGCCCGTTCGAAAATCCGTACAACGGCTTGTAGCTGGTTTTTCGGAACCATATTCCATCAATATCCAAGCTGTTCAGCCGCTTCGCGAAATCTTCTCCGTCCATCCACGTGGCCCCAACCAGCTCGAACGGAAGCGTGTAGCCAATCCCGATGCTGATAATCCCAAGCTCGCCCAACGTTCCGGTTGCAGCATAGGCAAACCCCGCTTCCGGCGTTGGGATGTGGGGCGATGGCGGAATCCATTGCAGCCCCGTCTCCCTCCATCTCATCCCCCTGTTCCACCGCGCCATTTGGATCACGGAAAGCTCGCATTTCAGTCCGTTCGATAGCCACCCTTCGCCGTTGGCCATCAGCGCAAGCTCGCCAACGGTTAGGCCATAGACGTAGGGAACCGGAACCAT encodes:
- a CDS encoding transposase family protein; the protein is MRYAEICDRSPEQFRRLTGVLPTTFEAMLKVIRAARREFGRPPKLVLADQLLLTLLYWREYRAQYHLAADFGISEPTSAGSFGEWRMNSPEQRVSIAAAAAARRGHRICRDRDRCDRKPD
- a CDS encoding transposase, which codes for MDGGFGISGVIEDPEQRMVAAQAAEGGALGDWEKEENREHSRKRIVIEHVFGRLKVFKIIAEKYRNRRKRFDVRFNLIAAIHNFELP
- a CDS encoding choice-of-anchor D domain-containing protein, translating into MKTTFERGLVIEFGQVRVGEKKTLMNSIQIINVGPSPQTIVGAYIDDAGDSVVSIPDSLFPITIQPNEGKNFPIEFFPSDVGFMSRQLHFIVGNDDATLTAQLIGEGINPYFHQLTKEIDFGQVLGFTSRDTLQAIMIRNNSDSTITITNWLVRGFNSSDFSAISTSPLVLKPNDTAKIDLRFTPSDVNLRNSQLFLEYEGAGSPIVVRLLGVGINPYLAIVNPVIDFGTKRDGMITDSLQIPTVVNINSLPLTITDVRTTTLYNYQDFTFEVLNKSVPFVLMPGDTAKTDVRFTVSQGSALLSQMLFEYDGIGSPTIIRLKGRLDPRDYVGVPTTNDEENSIRISPNPSFNQASLQVSLSMSENVKILIADLLGQQVKSIYSGELQGGENSISFNTSDLPTGAYYVMVATPKRKFVQQLIIER
- a CDS encoding DUF1343 domain-containing protein is translated as MTSWPSNMAARLACRLLLALLVLPAAAAAQTLPGIDVLVAQNFAPVAGKRVGLVTNQTGVRRDFRQTTVEALLATDRCQLTALYAPEHGIDGSVLAGDEVANRSYRGIPVYSLYGPTKKPTPQMLKDIDVMLYDIQDIGVRSYTFISTLIKVMEGCAEANIPLIVLDRPNPIGGDVIDGEVLDTAFRSFVGMVPVPYVYGLTVGELALMANGEGWLSNGLKCELSVIQMARWNRGMRWRETGLQWIPPSPHIPTPEAGFAYAATGTLGELGIISIGIGYTLPFELVGATWMDGEDFAKRLNSLDIDGIWFRKTSYKPLYGFSNGQVCNGVQIIRSDLRTAPFTACIAIMTTLRDAYPERKLFPPDTSSKWGMFNKVCGGNRLKQQLLSGASFKTITDSWTSELNRFIGRREEYLLYE